The Streptomyces camelliae genome window below encodes:
- a CDS encoding flavin-containing monooxygenase — MADSRSASAQLSATPADRPVYVIGAGPGGLAAAYALRARGIRAVVLEKADRVGASWRGHYDRLRLHTTRRLSALPGLKIPRKFGRWVRRDDVVRYLEKYAEHHELEIVTGVEVFRVERAQDGTGWLLHASGGRELTGSAVVVATGYNHTPLLPDWPGRDDYTGQLLHAGRYRDATPYAGRDVLVVGIGNTGAEIAVDLVEGGAARVRLAVRTAPHILRRSTLGWAAQYTGVLVRRLPAGLVDRLAGPFAKATVPDLTAHGLPRPDTGLYSRVRQGAIPVQDVGLIDAVRTGRVEIVAAVESFEDGKVVLADGSRIETDAVIAATGYTRALEGLVGHLGVLDGRGRPVVHGGRAPAQAPGLYFTGFTNPISGMFREMALDAGRIAQAVARHLR; from the coding sequence ATGGCCGACTCCCGTTCCGCTTCCGCACAGCTCTCCGCCACGCCCGCCGACCGCCCGGTCTACGTCATCGGCGCCGGGCCGGGCGGTCTGGCCGCCGCGTACGCGCTGCGGGCGCGGGGCATACGGGCGGTGGTCCTGGAGAAGGCGGACCGGGTGGGCGCCTCGTGGCGGGGCCACTACGACCGCCTCCGGCTGCACACCACCCGACGGCTGTCCGCGCTGCCGGGCCTGAAGATCCCCCGGAAGTTCGGGCGCTGGGTCCGCCGGGACGACGTCGTGCGCTATCTGGAGAAGTACGCCGAGCACCACGAGCTGGAGATCGTCACCGGCGTGGAGGTCTTCCGCGTCGAGCGCGCCCAGGACGGCACCGGCTGGCTGCTGCACGCCTCCGGCGGGCGCGAGCTGACCGGCAGCGCGGTGGTCGTCGCCACCGGCTACAACCACACCCCGCTGCTGCCCGACTGGCCGGGCCGCGACGACTACACCGGTCAGCTGCTGCACGCCGGCCGCTACCGCGACGCCACGCCGTACGCGGGCCGGGACGTGCTGGTCGTCGGGATCGGCAACACCGGCGCGGAGATCGCCGTCGACCTGGTGGAGGGCGGGGCGGCGCGGGTGCGGCTGGCCGTGCGCACCGCCCCGCACATCCTGCGCCGCTCGACGCTCGGCTGGGCCGCCCAGTACACAGGCGTCCTGGTACGACGGCTGCCGGCGGGCCTCGTGGACCGGCTGGCCGGACCGTTCGCGAAGGCGACCGTGCCGGACCTCACGGCCCACGGGCTGCCGCGCCCGGACACCGGCCTGTACAGCAGGGTGCGGCAGGGCGCGATCCCGGTGCAGGACGTCGGCCTGATCGACGCCGTGCGCACGGGCCGGGTGGAGATCGTGGCCGCCGTCGAGTCCTTCGAGGACGGGAAGGTGGTCCTCGCCGACGGCAGCCGCATCGAGACGGACGCGGTGATCGCGGCGACCGGGTACACGCGGGCACTGGAGGGGCTGGTCGGGCATCTCGGGGTGCTGGACGGCCGCGGCAGACCCGTGGTGCACGGCGGCCGGGCGCCCGCGCAGGCGCCCGGCCTGTACTTCACCGGTTTCACCAATCCGATCAGCGGCATGTTCCGGGAGATGGCGCTGGACGCCGGGAGGATCGCGCAGGCGGTGGCCAGGCATCTGCGATGA
- a CDS encoding DoxX family membrane protein — translation MDSIGLDGVHWLAVLRIGLGLWWLESWRHKDKKAWFERGSGIAWAAEIAEKHRWAPVRSGFEATVKPHPKLMAYIVAYAELSLGLGLILGFLTPVALIGGLLLNAVYFVLMIHDWAEQGQNSMMALISLVAFFGMAWQSWSLDAWLGWF, via the coding sequence ATGGACTCCATAGGGCTGGACGGCGTTCACTGGCTGGCGGTGCTGCGGATCGGGCTCGGGCTGTGGTGGCTGGAGAGCTGGCGGCACAAGGACAAGAAGGCCTGGTTCGAGCGGGGCAGCGGCATCGCGTGGGCGGCGGAGATCGCGGAGAAGCACCGCTGGGCGCCGGTGCGCAGCGGCTTCGAGGCGACGGTGAAGCCGCATCCGAAGCTGATGGCGTACATCGTCGCCTACGCCGAACTCTCCCTCGGCCTCGGCCTGATCCTGGGCTTCCTGACCCCGGTCGCGCTGATCGGCGGCCTGCTGCTGAACGCCGTCTACTTCGTGCTGATGATCCACGACTGGGCGGAGCAGGGGCAGAACTCGATGATGGCGCTGATCTCGCTCGTCGCCTTCTTCGGCATGGCCTGGCAGAGCTGGTCGCTGGACGCCTGGCTGGGGTGGTTCTGA
- a CDS encoding Zn-ribbon domain-containing OB-fold protein, translated as MRAVRYDVPETDAFTRPYWEAAAEGRLLIRRCGACGRAHHYPREFCPHCWSEDVTWEEASGRATLYTWSTVHRNDLPPFGERTPYIAAVVDLAEGPRMMTELVHCAQGAPAAGMALRVTYRDGNPVFEPGG; from the coding sequence ATGCGGGCCGTGCGGTACGACGTACCGGAGACCGACGCCTTCACGCGCCCGTACTGGGAGGCGGCCGCGGAAGGGCGGCTGCTCATCCGCCGCTGCGGGGCCTGCGGCCGGGCCCACCACTATCCGCGCGAGTTCTGCCCGCACTGCTGGAGCGAGGACGTGACCTGGGAGGAGGCGAGCGGCCGGGCCACGCTCTACACCTGGTCCACGGTCCACCGCAACGACCTGCCGCCCTTCGGCGAGCGCACCCCGTACATCGCCGCGGTGGTCGATCTGGCGGAGGGGCCGCGGATGATGACGGAGCTCGTGCACTGCGCGCAGGGCGCGCCGGCGGCGGGGATGGCGCTGCGGGTGACGTACCGGGACGGAAATCCGGTGTTCGAGCCCGGCGGCTGA
- a CDS encoding GNAT family N-acetyltransferase has translation MSPENWYLTDDLDEFLARAGDFLSSRPALHTVPLSVTEALRRRGPHAFGAGDPVFGILDDGTVRAVLVHTPPFHLHVTALTPGEADALAARLAEQAHPVPGLSGPRETAEAFAAAWQRRSGTAGTLTLRQRLYRLDELTAPEPRPEGRARIAGPADRELLIRWKLAFDGDTGHGPGQDPAEWADARIAYGGITLWETPDGTPVSLAGVTPETAGQVRVAPVYTPAELRGRGYAGAVTAEVSRAAREAGTAEILLFTDLANPTSNGLYQRIGYRPVADFAVWRFGD, from the coding sequence ATGAGCCCCGAGAACTGGTATCTCACCGACGACCTCGACGAGTTCCTCGCCCGCGCGGGCGACTTCCTGAGCTCCCGCCCGGCGTTGCACACGGTGCCGCTGAGCGTGACGGAGGCGCTGCGGCGCCGCGGACCGCACGCCTTCGGTGCCGGGGATCCCGTCTTCGGCATCCTGGACGACGGCACGGTCCGCGCGGTCCTGGTCCACACCCCGCCCTTCCACCTCCACGTCACCGCGCTCACCCCCGGGGAGGCCGACGCGCTCGCCGCCCGGCTGGCCGAGCAGGCCCATCCGGTCCCCGGGCTCTCCGGCCCGCGCGAGACGGCGGAGGCCTTCGCGGCGGCCTGGCAGCGGCGCAGCGGTACGGCGGGCACGCTCACCCTGCGCCAACGGCTGTACCGTCTGGACGAGTTGACCGCCCCCGAGCCCCGGCCCGAGGGGCGGGCGCGGATCGCCGGGCCCGCCGACCGCGAGCTGCTGATCCGCTGGAAGCTCGCGTTCGACGGGGACACCGGCCACGGCCCCGGCCAGGACCCGGCCGAGTGGGCCGACGCCCGCATCGCCTACGGCGGCATCACCCTCTGGGAGACCCCGGACGGCACCCCGGTCTCCTTGGCCGGCGTGACCCCGGAAACCGCGGGCCAGGTCCGCGTCGCCCCGGTCTACACCCCGGCCGAGCTGCGCGGCCGGGGCTACGCGGGCGCGGTCACGGCGGAGGTGAGCCGGGCCGCGCGGGAGGCGGGCACCGCGGAGATCCTGCTCTTCACCGACCTGGCGAACCCGACGAGCAACGGCCTGTACCAGCGCATCGGCTACCGGCCGGTGGCGGACTTCGCGGTGTGGAGGTTCGGGGACTGA
- a CDS encoding pyridoxine/pyridoxamine 5'-phosphate oxidase — translation MAQHDLHELLRSLRVWAPEATELRPFDPDTAPPTPLPLFTSWFADAVAAGQPEPHTMSLATVDDQGRPDVRIVMLHGADPDAWAFATHRTSRKGRALAARPYAALAFYWPMLGRQVRVRGPVTAAPSAESQADLHARSTGALAAALTGRQSEELSSVEELRRASEAAWDRARLNPAEPSPTWTLYRLRPETVEFFQGDPDRRHVRLEYRSTEFGWSRTLLWP, via the coding sequence ATGGCACAGCACGATCTCCACGAGCTGCTTCGGTCCCTGCGGGTCTGGGCCCCTGAGGCGACCGAGCTACGACCCTTCGACCCGGACACGGCCCCGCCGACCCCGCTCCCGCTGTTCACCAGCTGGTTCGCGGACGCGGTGGCGGCCGGGCAGCCGGAGCCGCACACGATGTCGCTGGCCACGGTGGACGACCAGGGGCGGCCCGACGTACGGATCGTGATGCTGCACGGCGCCGACCCGGACGCCTGGGCCTTCGCCACGCACCGCACCAGCCGCAAGGGCCGCGCCCTGGCCGCCCGCCCGTACGCGGCCCTGGCCTTCTACTGGCCGATGCTGGGCCGTCAGGTGCGGGTGCGCGGGCCGGTGACGGCGGCGCCCTCGGCGGAGAGCCAGGCGGATCTGCACGCCCGCTCGACGGGCGCGCTGGCCGCGGCGCTCACCGGTCGGCAGAGCGAGGAGCTGTCCTCGGTCGAGGAGTTGCGGCGGGCGTCGGAGGCGGCCTGGGACCGGGCCCGCCTGAACCCGGCCGAGCCGTCCCCGACCTGGACCCTGTATCGGCTGCGTCCCGAGACGGTGGAGTTCTTCCAGGGGGATCCGGACCGGCGGCACGTACGGCTGGAGTACCGGAGCACGGAGTTCGGCTGGAGCAGGACACTGCTCTGGCCTTAG
- a CDS encoding thiolase C-terminal domain-containing protein, which translates to MTPGSRKVAVVGVALSDCGRVADTTPYTLHAQAARRALADAGLDRTLVDGLASAGLGTLAPVEVAEYLGLRPTWVDSTSVGGSAWEVMAAHAADAIAAGHANAVLLVYGSTARADIKAGRRTGTLSFGARGPLQFEVPYGHTLIAKYAMAARRHMIEHGTTVEQLAEVAVQARANAALNPDAMFRDPITVDDVLSGPMIADPFTKLHCCIRSDGGAAVLLAAEEYVRDCRTAPVWILGTGEHTSHAAMSEWPDFTVSPAAVSGRLAFERAGVRAAEMDFAEIYDAFTYMTLVTLEDLGFCGKGEGGAFVEKGRLLVRGGELPVNTDGGGLSAQHPGMRGLFLLVEAVRQLRGEAGERQVRGRDGGVPRLGVASGTGGWFCSSGTVVLGRE; encoded by the coding sequence ATGACGCCCGGGAGCCGGAAAGTCGCCGTGGTCGGAGTGGCGCTGTCGGACTGCGGACGCGTGGCCGACACGACGCCGTACACCCTGCACGCGCAGGCGGCCCGCCGTGCCCTCGCGGACGCCGGACTGGACCGCACGCTGGTCGACGGCCTCGCCTCCGCCGGCCTCGGCACGCTGGCCCCGGTCGAGGTCGCCGAGTATCTGGGCCTGCGTCCGACCTGGGTGGACTCCACCTCGGTCGGCGGCTCGGCCTGGGAGGTGATGGCGGCGCACGCGGCGGACGCGATCGCGGCGGGGCACGCCAATGCCGTGCTCCTCGTCTACGGCTCCACGGCTCGCGCCGACATCAAGGCGGGCCGCAGGACCGGCACCCTCTCCTTCGGCGCGCGCGGCCCCCTCCAGTTCGAGGTCCCCTACGGCCACACCCTGATCGCCAAGTACGCGATGGCCGCCCGCCGCCACATGATCGAGCACGGCACGACCGTCGAGCAGTTGGCGGAGGTCGCCGTGCAGGCGCGGGCGAACGCGGCCCTCAACCCGGACGCCATGTTCCGCGACCCGATCACGGTCGACGACGTCCTGTCCGGCCCGATGATCGCCGACCCCTTCACCAAGCTGCACTGCTGTATCCGCTCGGACGGCGGCGCGGCGGTGCTGCTGGCGGCCGAGGAGTACGTGCGGGACTGCCGTACGGCCCCCGTCTGGATCCTCGGCACCGGCGAGCACACCTCACACGCGGCGATGTCCGAGTGGCCGGACTTCACGGTCTCCCCGGCGGCGGTCAGCGGCCGCCTCGCCTTCGAGCGGGCCGGGGTGCGGGCGGCGGAGATGGACTTCGCGGAGATCTACGACGCCTTCACCTACATGACCCTGGTGACCCTGGAGGACCTGGGCTTCTGCGGGAAGGGCGAGGGTGGGGCGTTCGTGGAGAAGGGCCGGCTGCTGGTGCGCGGCGGGGAGCTGCCGGTGAACACGGACGGGGGCGGCCTGTCGGCCCAACACCCCGGTATGCGAGGGCTGTTCCTGCTGGTGGAGGCGGTACGGCAGCTGCGCGGCGAGGCCGGGGAGCGGCAAGTGCGCGGCCGGGACGGGGGCGTACCCCGGCTGGGGGTCGCCTCCGGGACCGGGGGCTGGTTCTGCTCGTCGGGGACGGTGGTACTGGGGCGGGAGTGA
- a CDS encoding acyl-CoA dehydrogenase family protein → MDTRLTAEQDEIRRTLRELLRKRCGPEELRAALAVPAGHDPALWTALAGRLGLPGLALPERYGGVGCSVTELALACEEVGRALSPSPLLATSVLVAPLVLTLGTEAQRAALLPRLAAGTLTAALAVPGTDLATALALTGGNEGYVAGGGRAGGVQARRTADGWLLYGQAEQVLDGHSAGLLLAAAHTGGFARSRTRLYLVPGDAAGLARTRQTALDATRPQARVQLRDVRAELLGEEEAEVLPALAVLGDSVAAVLACEAVGAAGRVLERTVEYVGQREQFGRPVGSFQAVKHRLAEVYVAVQGARSAAYYSAWASASASASPSASEPFPPAPPVQLSLPGAGGPRGASSPSADYGPAGPSGPSGSSRPSGPTPTALAQAREAGAAGLARAREAGAGELAHAPEAGAAGPVLGRAPEAGVGRLALAQALEALRLAAGEGIQLHGGIGFTWEHDAHLYFKRAAGDELLFGPPHRLRDRAAETAGLFGHGEVAV, encoded by the coding sequence ATGGACACGCGTCTCACCGCCGAGCAGGACGAAATCCGCCGTACCCTGCGCGAACTCCTCCGCAAGCGCTGCGGCCCCGAGGAACTGCGCGCCGCCCTCGCCGTCCCCGCCGGACACGACCCCGCCCTCTGGACCGCCCTCGCCGGCCGGCTCGGCCTGCCGGGTCTCGCCCTGCCCGAGCGGTACGGCGGGGTCGGCTGCTCGGTCACCGAACTGGCCCTCGCCTGCGAGGAGGTGGGGCGGGCGCTCTCCCCCTCCCCGCTGCTCGCCACCTCCGTGCTGGTGGCACCCCTCGTGCTCACCCTCGGAACGGAGGCCCAGCGCGCCGCACTGCTGCCCCGGCTCGCCGCCGGCACCCTCACCGCCGCGCTCGCCGTACCGGGAACCGACCTCGCCACCGCGCTCGCCCTGACCGGCGGGAACGAGGGGTACGTCGCCGGTGGCGGGCGGGCCGGGGGTGTCCAGGCCCGGCGTACGGCGGACGGCTGGCTGCTGTACGGGCAGGCCGAGCAGGTGCTGGACGGCCACAGCGCCGGGCTGCTGCTCGCCGCCGCCCACACCGGGGGCTTCGCCCGCTCCCGGACCCGGCTGTACCTGGTGCCGGGCGACGCGGCGGGCCTCGCGCGCACCCGGCAGACCGCGCTCGACGCCACCCGCCCGCAGGCGCGCGTCCAACTGCGGGACGTCCGCGCCGAGTTGCTGGGAGAGGAGGAGGCGGAGGTGCTGCCCGCGCTGGCCGTGCTCGGGGACTCCGTGGCCGCGGTGCTCGCCTGCGAGGCGGTCGGGGCGGCCGGGCGGGTGCTGGAGCGGACCGTGGAGTACGTCGGGCAGCGCGAGCAGTTCGGGCGGCCTGTCGGCTCCTTCCAGGCGGTGAAGCACCGGTTGGCCGAGGTGTATGTGGCGGTGCAGGGGGCGAGGTCGGCCGCGTACTACTCCGCGTGGGCGTCGGCGTCCGCCTCGGCTTCGCCTTCGGCGTCCGAGCCGTTCCCACCGGCACCGCCCGTGCAGCTCTCGTTGCCGGGTGCGGGTGGCCCCCGTGGGGCGTCCTCGCCGTCGGCGGATTACGGTCCGGCTGGTCCGTCCGGGCCGTCCGGTTCATCACGGCCGTCCGGTCCGACGCCGACGGCGCTCGCCCAGGCCCGGGAGGCCGGAGCCGCTGGGCTCGCCCGGGCCCGGGAGGCCGGAGCCGGTGAGCTCGCCCACGCCCCGGAAGCTGGAGCCGCTGGGCCGGTCCTTGGCCGCGCCCCGGAAGCCGGAGTCGGTCGGTTGGCTCTCGCTCAGGCGCTGGAGGCGCTACGGTTGGCCGCTGGTGAGGGGATCCAGTTGCACGGCGGGATCGGGTTCACCTGGGAGCATGACGCTCACCTGTACTTCAAACGGGCGGCCGGGGACGAGTTGCTGTTCGGGCCACCGCACCGGCTCCGGGACCGGGCCGCCGAGACCGCGGGGCTGTTCGGGCACGGGGAGGTGGCGGTGTGA
- a CDS encoding nitroreductase family deazaflavin-dependent oxidoreductase: MIGVRLVQKVSSTRGFAKVAPHVIPALDRAVHRLTRGRVLLSAQMLPGVILTSTGARSGQLRRTPLACMPEEDGKSWVLIGSNFGRTGHPAWTHNLLAHPDASISWKGRDIPVTARLLTGEERAEAWRAALAFWPPYAAYQERVTREIRLFRLTPTP, encoded by the coding sequence GTGATCGGCGTCCGGCTGGTGCAGAAGGTGTCCTCGACGCGCGGGTTCGCGAAGGTCGCCCCGCATGTGATCCCGGCACTGGACCGGGCCGTCCACCGGCTCACCCGGGGCAGGGTGCTGCTCAGCGCCCAGATGCTGCCCGGGGTGATCCTCACGTCGACAGGCGCCCGCAGCGGACAGCTCCGCCGGACCCCGCTCGCGTGCATGCCCGAGGAGGACGGCAAGAGCTGGGTGCTGATCGGCTCCAACTTCGGGCGGACCGGCCACCCGGCCTGGACCCACAATCTGCTCGCCCACCCGGACGCCTCGATCAGCTGGAAGGGGCGGGACATCCCGGTCACCGCCCGGCTGCTGACGGGGGAGGAGCGGGCGGAGGCCTGGCGGGCGGCCCTGGCGTTCTGGCCGCCGTACGCCGCGTACCAGGAACGGGTGACGAGGGAGATCCGCCTGTTCCGGCTCACTCCGACCCCCTAG
- a CDS encoding LysE family translocator, whose protein sequence is MDSGLLFSFLAVDLLLVCVPGADWAYVIAATLRGRSAPRAVAGLVCGYALHTVLATAGLAVLVAGSPRLLTALTVAGAGYLLWLGWGVLRRPAVPGADEAPKAGAGRLFLRGATISGLNPKGLLLYLSVLPQFLTLRGTHLPVPVQTAALGLLHMACCAAVYLTVGVLARTLLAARPAAARTVTRTSGAAMLGIGAVLLAERLATL, encoded by the coding sequence ATGGACTCGGGACTGCTCTTCTCCTTCCTCGCCGTGGACCTGCTGCTGGTGTGCGTGCCGGGCGCCGACTGGGCGTACGTCATCGCCGCCACCCTGCGCGGCCGCTCGGCACCGCGCGCGGTGGCGGGGCTGGTCTGCGGGTACGCCCTGCACACGGTCCTGGCGACGGCGGGCCTCGCGGTCCTGGTCGCGGGCTCGCCCAGGCTGCTGACCGCGCTGACGGTCGCAGGCGCCGGGTATCTGCTGTGGCTGGGGTGGGGAGTGCTGCGGCGGCCTGCCGTGCCGGGTGCGGACGAGGCCCCGAAGGCCGGAGCGGGACGGCTGTTCCTGCGGGGCGCGACGATCAGCGGCCTGAACCCCAAGGGCCTGCTGCTCTACCTCTCCGTCCTCCCCCAGTTCCTCACCCTGCGCGGCACCCACCTGCCCGTCCCCGTGCAGACGGCGGCCCTCGGCCTGCTCCACATGGCGTGCTGCGCGGCGGTGTACCTCACGGTCGGCGTACTGGCGCGCACCCTGCTCGCCGCGCGGCCTGCGGCGGCTCGGACGGTGACGCGTACGTCGGGGGCGGCGATGCTGGGAATCGGGGCGGTGCTCCTGGCGGAGCGCTTGGCCACGCTGTAG
- a CDS encoding Lrp/AsnC family transcriptional regulator produces the protein MDDVDRKILAELQQDGRLTVTELAARVRLSVSPCHRRLRELERSGAIEGYRAVVDPAALGLNFEALVFVSMRQEDRDTVAEFERAVSELEHVLDAQRLFGEPDYLLRIATADLAAFQRLYDDRLATLPGVQRLTSTLVMKHVVRDRPLPA, from the coding sequence ATGGATGACGTGGACCGGAAAATCCTTGCCGAGCTGCAGCAGGACGGGCGGCTGACCGTGACCGAGCTGGCCGCGCGGGTGCGGCTGAGTGTCTCGCCGTGTCACCGGCGGCTGCGCGAGCTGGAGCGCTCCGGTGCCATCGAGGGGTACCGGGCGGTGGTGGACCCGGCCGCGCTCGGGCTGAACTTCGAGGCGCTGGTCTTCGTGTCCATGCGGCAGGAGGACCGGGACACGGTCGCCGAGTTCGAGCGGGCGGTCAGTGAGCTGGAGCACGTCCTCGACGCCCAGCGGCTGTTCGGCGAGCCCGACTATCTGCTCCGGATCGCCACCGCCGACCTCGCCGCCTTCCAGCGGCTGTACGACGACCGGCTCGCGACCCTGCCGGGTGTGCAGCGGCTGACGTCGACGCTGGTGATGAAGCACGTCGTACGGGACCGGCCACTGCCCGCGTAG
- a CDS encoding TetR family transcriptional regulator — protein sequence MTGQVRTVDGRVAGRRGQATRQKLLDCLSEMLSSSPYRDVKVIDVARKAGTSPATFYQYFPDVEGAVLEIAEQMAAEGAGLTELLAGRSWAGKSGWQTAQELVEGFLEFWRKNDAILRVVDLGAAEGDKRFYKIRMKILNSVNNSLSDSIAELQAKGRVDKDVNPAAVAGSLVAMLAAVAAHQKGFQSWGVKQAELKPNLALLVHLGVTGKKPAK from the coding sequence ATGACAGGACAAGTGCGTACCGTCGACGGCCGCGTGGCCGGCCGGCGTGGGCAGGCGACCCGGCAGAAGCTGCTCGACTGCCTCAGCGAGATGCTCAGCTCCTCCCCGTACCGGGACGTCAAGGTCATCGATGTCGCCCGGAAGGCGGGCACTTCGCCCGCGACCTTCTACCAGTACTTCCCGGACGTCGAAGGCGCCGTCCTGGAGATCGCCGAGCAAATGGCCGCCGAGGGAGCCGGGTTGACCGAGCTCCTGGCGGGCCGCTCCTGGGCCGGCAAGTCCGGCTGGCAGACCGCGCAGGAACTCGTCGAGGGGTTCCTGGAGTTCTGGCGCAAGAACGACGCGATCCTGCGCGTGGTCGACCTCGGCGCCGCCGAAGGGGACAAACGGTTCTACAAGATCCGGATGAAGATCCTGAACTCGGTGAACAACTCCCTCTCGGACTCCATCGCCGAACTCCAGGCCAAGGGCAGGGTCGACAAGGACGTGAACCCGGCGGCGGTGGCCGGCTCGCTGGTCGCGATGCTCGCGGCGGTGGCGGCCCACCAGAAGGGCTTCCAGTCCTGGGGTGTGAAGCAGGCCGAACTGAAGCCGAACCTCGCCCTATTGGTGCACCTGGGCGTCACCGGCAAGAAGCCGGCGAAGTAG
- a CDS encoding VOC family protein, with product MAENRASGNEETQEVGETYGEGVPCWVDAQLPDVEAGKRFYGELFGWTFEEAYGSSVWARLDGEPVAALAHKTDGRMPTVWTVYFATPDAEALTRRITAAGGQLVMAPTALDDLGTAALAADPEGAVFGLWQPGRHRGFGRRRAPGTFVWAQLYTRDIATANTFYGGLFHEALFGPGAAPDFGRSDVIEVFPAEMPPHFLAHFRVTELDDARGAVQRLGGRVQAPPFETSYGWVAVVTDNQGASFALLQR from the coding sequence ATGGCCGAAAACAGGGCATCCGGGAATGAAGAGACCCAAGAGGTCGGGGAGACCTACGGGGAGGGTGTGCCCTGCTGGGTGGACGCCCAGCTGCCCGACGTCGAGGCGGGCAAGCGGTTCTACGGTGAGCTCTTCGGGTGGACCTTCGAGGAGGCGTACGGCTCCTCGGTGTGGGCCCGGCTGGACGGGGAGCCGGTCGCCGCGCTGGCGCACAAGACCGACGGCCGGATGCCCACCGTCTGGACGGTGTACTTCGCCACCCCGGACGCCGAGGCGCTCACCCGGCGGATCACGGCGGCCGGCGGACAGCTCGTGATGGCGCCCACCGCGCTGGACGACCTGGGCACGGCCGCGCTCGCCGCCGACCCCGAGGGGGCGGTGTTCGGCCTGTGGCAGCCCGGCCGGCACCGCGGTTTCGGCCGCCGGCGCGCACCCGGCACCTTCGTCTGGGCCCAGCTGTACACCCGCGACATCGCCACCGCCAACACCTTCTACGGTGGCCTCTTCCACGAGGCCCTCTTCGGCCCCGGTGCGGCGCCCGACTTCGGGCGCTCCGACGTCATCGAGGTCTTCCCGGCCGAGATGCCCCCGCACTTCCTCGCCCACTTCCGGGTCACCGAGCTCGACGACGCCCGCGGGGCCGTGCAGCGGCTCGGCGGCCGGGTGCAGGCGCCACCCTTCGAGACCTCGTACGGATGGGTGGCCGTCGTCACCGACAATCAGGGGGCGTCGTTCGCACTGCTCCAGCGGTGA